A single window of Cryptococcus tetragattii IND107 chromosome 4 map unlocalized Ctg04, whole genome shotgun sequence DNA harbors:
- a CDS encoding pre-mRNA-processing-splicing factor 8 gives MSTVPPGFGAPPPGFIPQPNGNGDGMEGDFFGQLRQEEIDKKARKWRQSQKRRFNPKRRQGGGGGVDFGKTDLPPEHIRKIIKDHGDMSNRKFRNDKRVHLGALKYVPHAVMKLLENIPMPWEQVREVPVLYHISGAITFVNEVPRVIEPVYHAQWASMWLAMRREKRDRRHFKRMRFPPFDDEEPPMDYGDNVLDVEPLEAIQLELDEEDDEAILEWFYDPKPLVDTPQINGSSYKYFQLTLPQMANLYRIGRQLLSDYSDNNAFYLFDKKSFFTAKALNIALPGGPKFEPLYRDMDAFDEDWNEFNDINKIIIRNVIRSEYKVAFPHLYNSLPRSVHIGIYHEPKNVYIKTDDPDLPAFYFDPLINPISQRVVQEAHTPLISHEDQVFGFGNDEDDEFELPEEIEPFLGERDLENDNTADAIALYWAPYPYNLRSGKMKRAQDVPLIKNLYLEHCPDGQPVKVRVSYQKLLKVYVLNALHNKPPKAMVKRNLFRSLKNTKFFQSTTLDWVEAGLQVCRQGYNMLNLLIHRKNLNYLHLDYNLNLKPIKTLTTKERKKSRFGNAFHLCREILRLTKLIVDAHVQFRLGNVDAFQLADGLQYMFAHVGQLTGMYRYKYKLMKQIRMCKDLKHVIYSRFNTGPVGKGPGVGFWAPGWRVWLFFMRGIVPLLERWLGNLLARQFEGRNSKGVAKTVTKQRVESHFDLELRAAVMHDILDMMPEGVKQNKAKTILQHLSEAWRCWKANIPWKVPGMPAAIENIILRYVKSKADWWTSVAHYNRERIRRGATVDKAVVRKNLGRLTRLYLKAEQERQNGYLKDGPYITSEEGTAILISTAHWFESRKFAPIPFPPLSYKHDTKLLVLALEKLKEAYSVHGRLNQSQREELALVEQAYDNPHECLSRIKRLLLTQRAFKEAGIEFFDTYDKLIPCYDVEPLEKLSDAYLDQFLWYEADKRRLFPSWVKPSDSEPPPLLVYKWCQGINNLTDIWDTSEGESVVMMETVLARVYEKVDLTLLSRLLRLIMDHNLADYITSKNNTTLTFKDMSHINTYGMIRGLQFSSFVFQYYGLVLDLLVLGLERASEIAGLPEAPNGFLQFKNREIETKHPIRFYSRYVDRIHILFRFTAEESRDLIQRYLSVQPDPNNENVIGYNNKRCWPRDCRMRLIKHDVNLGRAVFWNVKNSLPRSLTTIEWEDTFVSVYSKDNPQLLFSMCGFEVRILPRVRTQNGEAYSLKDGVWNLTQESTKERTAQAFLRVSDQGIQDFNNRIRQILMSSGSATFAKIINKWNTCLIGLMTYYREAVVHTNELLDSLVKAENKVQTRVKIGLNSKMPSRFPPCVFYSPKELGGLGMLSMGFVLIPQSDLRWSKQTDSGGITHFRSGMTHEEDQLIPNLYRYLQPWEAEFLDSARVWSEYALKRKEATASNRRLTLEDLEDSWDRGIPRINTLFQKDRHTLAYDKGWRVRQYFSQFFRLRNQPFIWTNQRHDGKLWQLNNYRVDVISALGGVEGILEHSLFKGTAFPTWEGLFWEKACLQNGTRLLRADGSEILVEDVQDGDQLLGPDGTSRTASKIVRGEERLYRIKADELEDLVCTHNHILSLYKERSGSEQDPSPSTDLSSTDSYERVDVTVDDFVRLPQQEQQKYRLFRSTGFKRADQPSTSSLATLLHIMSIQLEEKPTKWSGFVVDKDSLYLRHDYLVLHNSGFEESMKNKRLTNAQRSGLSQIPNRRFTMWWSPTINRANVYVGFQVQLDLTGVFMHGKIPTLKISLIQIFRAHLWQKIHESVVMDLCQVFDQEMEALQIETVQKETIHPRKSYKMNSSASDILLFSSYKWQISRPSLLTDNRDTMDGTTSNKFWLDIQLRWGDFDSHDIERYARAKYLDYSSDSQSIYPSPTGNLIAIDLAYNLYSAYGCYFPGLKPLLQQAMAKIMKANPALYVLRERIRKGLQLYSSEPTEPYLNSSNYSELFSNQIIWFVDDTNVYRVTVHKTFEGNLTTKPINGAIFIFNPRTGQLFLKIIHTSVWAGQKRLGQLAKWKTAEEVAALVRSLPVEEQPKQVIVTRKGMLDPLEVHLLDFPNIVIKGSELQLPFQATLKMEKFGDLILRATQPQMVLFNLYDDWLKSISSYTAFSRLILILRALHVNNEKSKIILRPDKNTITESYHIWPSLSDDEWMKVEVALKDLILADFGKRNSVNVASLTASEIRDIILGMEIAAPSVQRQQMAEIEKNTEAAAQVTALQTKTTNIHGDEIVVTTTTQYEQQTFASKSDWRVRAISATNLPLRVNHIFVGNDDVKDDAGSYTYVIPKNVLRSFIVNADLRTQVVAYLYGTSPPDNKQVKEIKAVAWIPQRGTNNGVDLPVALPKHDFLLKDLEPLGWIKTQSQELNHLSPQDITTQAKIMAAHPEWGPQSICVTCSFTPGSVSLNAWDLTVAGFEWGRKNEDVTGQNPGFNPSMANRVQLLLSDRILGMTLVPEGGVWNYGVGLTQSWSEKIPYTMTLDKPEAFWAPCHRPNAFLNFASMEGDDAADVENSLE, from the exons ATGTCCACCGTCCCACCAGGATTCGGTGCGCCGCCCCCGGGATTCATCCCTCAGCCGAATGGAAACGGAGACGGCATGGAGGGAGACTTCTTTGGACAATTAAGACAGGAGGAGATCGATAAGAAGGCTAGGAAATGGAGGCAGAGTcagaagagaagatttAACCCTAAGAGAAGACAgggtggcggcggtggtgTGGATTTTGGAAAGACG GATCTGCCGCCAGAGCACATCAGGAAAATCATCAAGGATCACGGTGATATGTCAAATAGGAAGTTTAGAAATGACAAACGAGTGCATTTGGGTGCCTTGAAGTACGTGCCGCATGCGGTCATGAAGCTTTTGGAGAACATCCCAATGCCCTGGGAG CAAGTACGTGAAGTACCAGTTCTCTACCACATTTCCGGTGCCATCACTTTTGTCAACGAAGTCCCCCGAGTCATTGAACCGGTGTACCACGCTCAGTGGGCTTCAATGTGGCTTGCAATGCGTCGAGAAAAGCGAGATCGACGACACTTCAAGCGAATGCGATTCCCTCcatttgacgatgaagagccGCCGATGGATTACGGAGATAATGTGTTGGATGTTGAGCCGTTAGAAGCCATTCAGTTGGAATtagatgaggaagacgatgaggcAATCTTGGAGTGGTTCTACGACCCCAAACCCCTCGTTGACACCCCTCAAATCAATGGGTCCAGCTACAAATATTTCCAACTCACCCTTCCTCAAATGGCCAACTTGTACCGCATCGGCAGACAGCTGTTGAGCGACTACTCGGACAACAACGCGTTCTATTTGTTCGACAAGAAGAGTTTTTTCACGGCCAAAGCGCTTAACATTGCTTTGCCCGGTGGTCCCAAATTCGAGCCGTTGTACCGAGACATGGACGCCTTCGATGAGGACTGGAACGAATTCAACGATATTAACAAGATTATTATCCGAAACGTGATCCGATCCGAGTATAAGGTTGCCTTCCCTCATCTCTACAACTCGCTTCCTCGATCCGTGCACATTGGTATTTATCACGAGCCCAAGAACGTTTACATCAAGACCGACGATCCCGACCTGCCTGCATTCTACTTTGATCCTCTTATCAACCCCATCTCTCAACGAGTCGTGCAGGAAGCTCACACTCCTCTTATCTCCCATGAAGATCAGGTGTTCGGATTTGGTaacgatgaagatgacgagtTCGAGTTGCCCGAGGAGATAGAGCCATTTttgggagagagggatTTGGAGAATGACAACACGGCAGATGCTATCGCTTTGTACTGGGCACCATACCCTTACAATTTGCGGAGTGGCAAAATGAAGCGAGCTCAGGATGTGCCTTTGATCAAGAACCTTTATCTTGAACATTGTCCTGACGGTCAACCCGTCAAGGTTAGAGTTTCTTACCAGAAGCTTCTTAAAGTGTACGTGTTGAACGCTCTCCACAACAAGCCACCCAAGGCGATGGTCAAACGAAACCTTTTCCGAAGTTTGAAGAACACTAAGTTCTTCCAGTCCACCACTCTTGACTGGGTGGAGGCCGGTCTTCAAGTCTGTCGACAGGGTTATAACATGCTCAACCTTCTTATTCACCGAAAGAACCTCAACTACCTCCATTTGGATTACAATCTTAATCTGAAGCCCATTAAGACTCTTACCACCAAAGAGCGAAAGAAGTCTCGATTTGGTAACGCTTTCCACCTTTGTCGAGAAATCCTTCGTCTCACCAAGCTCATTGTTGACGCCCACGTTCAATTCCGTCTCGGTAATGTCGACGCTTTCCAGCTTGCTGACGGTCTTCAATACATGTTCGCTCACGTCGGTCAATTGACCGGTATGTACCGATATAAATACAAGCTTATGAAGCAAATCCGTATGTGCAAGGATCTCAAGCACGTCATCTACTCGAGATTTAACACTGGCCCTGTTGGTAAGGGTCCTGGTGTCGGTTTCTGGGCGCCTGGATGGAGAGTTTGGTTGTTCTTTATGAGGGGTATTGTCCCTTTGCTTGAAAGATGGTTGGGTAACTTGTTGGCTAGACAGTTCGAGGGTAGGAACAGTAAGGGTGTAGCCAAGACTGTTACCAAGCAAAGGGTAGAGTCTCACTTCGACTTGGAACTTCGTGCCGCGGTCATGCACGATATCTTAGA TATGATGCCTGAAGGTGTCAAGCAGAACAAGGCCAAGACCATCCTTCAACATCTTTCGGAAGCTTGGCGATGCTGGAAGGCCAATATTCCTTGGAAGGTCCCCGGTATGCCCGCTGCCATTGAAAACATCATTCTCCGATACGTCAAATCCAAGGCCGATTGGTGGACGTCTGTTGCCCATTACAACAGAGAACGTATCAGGCGAGGCGCTACTGTCGACAAGGCTGTCGTTCGTAAGAACCTCGGCCGATTGACTAGATTGTACCTCAAGGCTGAGCAGGAGAGGCAGAACGGTTACCTAAAGGACGGTCCTTACATTACTTCCGAAGAGGGTACCGCTATTCTTATCTCTACTGCCCATTGGTTTGAATCTCGAAAGTTTGCTCctatccccttccctcctctttcttacAAACACGACACCAAGCTTCTCGTTCTCGCGcttgaaaagctcaaggagGCGTACAGCGTCCACGGTCGACTTAACCAGTCTCAACGAGAAGAATTGGCACTGGTTGAGCAGGCATACGATAACCCGCACGAGTGTTTGTCGCGTATCAAGAGGTTATTATTGACTCAACGAGCGTTCAAGGAAGCTGGTATTGAGTTCTTTGACACTTATGACAAGTTGATCCCTTGTTACG ACGTTGAACCTCTCGAAAAGCTCAGTGACGCGTATCTTGACCAGTTCCTATGGTACGAGGCCGATAAGAGAAGACTTTTCCCTAGCTGGGTCAAA CCATCTGATTCTGagcctcctccccttctcgTCTACAAATGGTGTCAGGGTATCAACAACTTGACCGATATCTGGGACACTTCTGAAGGCGAATCGGTTGTGATGATGGAAACAGTGTTAGCAAGAGTGTATGAGAAAGTCGACTTGACTCTTCTGAGTCGATTGTTGCGTCTGATCATGGATCACAATTTGGCTGATTACATCACTTCAAAGAACAACAC TACTCTTACCTTCAAGGATATGTCTCACATCAACACCTACGGTATGATTCGAGGTCTTCAGTTCTCCTCATTCGTATTCCAGTACTACGGTCTtgtccttgatcttctcgtCCTTGGTCTTGAGCGAGCCAGTGAAATCGCCGGTCTCCCCGAAGCACCTAACGGTTTCCTTCAGTTCAAGAACCGAGAGATCGAGACCAAGCATCCCATCCGTTTCTACTCGCGATACGTCGACCGTATCCATATTCTGTTCCGCTTCACTGCCGAGGAGTCTCGAGATCTTATCCAACGATATCTCAGTGTTCAGCCTGATCCTAACAACGAAAACGTTATCGGTTATAACAACAAGCGTTGCTGGCCCCGAGATTGTCGAATGAGGCTTATTAAGCATGATGTAAACCTTGGTCGTGCAGTCTTCTGGAACGTCAAGAACTCTTTGCCCAGATCTCTCACTACCATCGAATGGGAAGACACATTTGTGTCTGTCTACTCTAAGGACAACCCTCAGCTCTTGTTCTCCATGTGCGGATTCGAAGTCCGAATCCTTCCCCGAGTCCGTACTCAGAACGGCGAGGCTTACTCTTTGAAGGACGGTGTTTGGAACCTTACTCAAGAGTCTACCAAAGAGCGAACTGCCCAGGCGTTCTTGCGTGTCTCCGACCAGGGTATCCAAGACTTCAACAACCGTATCCGACAGATTCTCATGAGCTCGGGTAGTGCGACTTTCGCGAAGATCATCAACAAGTGGAACACCTGTCTTATCGGTTTGATGACTTACTACCGAGAGGCCGTCGTGCACACCAACGAGTTGCTTGATTCTCTCGTCAAGGCCGAAAACAAGGTCCAGACTCGTGTCAAAATTGGTCTTAACTCCAAGATGCCTTCTCGTTTCCCTCCCTGTGTCTTCTACTCACCTAAGGAACTTGGTGGTCTCGGTATGCTTTCCATGGGTTTCGTACTTATTCCTCAGTCCGATTTGAGGTGGTCAAAGCAGACTGACAGTGGTGGTATTACTCATTTCCGCTCTGGTATGACCCACGAGGAGGACCAGTTGATCCCCAACTTGTATCGATACTTGCAACCTTGGGAAGCGGAGTTCTTGGATTCTGCGAGAGTGTGGTCTGAATACGCTttaaagaggaaggaggctACC GCTTCTAATCGTCGACTCACTCTTGAAGATCTTGAAGACAGTTGGGATCGAGGTATTCCTAGGATCAACACCCTTTTCCAGAAGGACAGACATACACTTGCTTATGACAAGGGATGGCGAGTTCGTCAATACTTCAGTCAATTCTTCCGACT TCGTAACCAACCGTTCATTTGGACTAACCAGCGACATGATGGTAAACTTTGGCAACTTAACAACTACCGAGTTGATGTTATCTCTGCTCTCGGTGGTGTTGAGGGTATCTTGGAACACTCCTTGTTCAAGGGAACTGCCTTCCCAACCTGGGAGGGTCTGTTCTGGGAGAAAGCCTGTCTGCAGAATGGTACCCGTCTTCTCCGTGCTGATGGTTCCGAGATTCTTGTGGAAGATGTTCAAGACGGCGATCAGCTTCTTGGTCCCGATGGAACGAGCAGGACAGCGAGCAAGATCGTTCGCGGTGAAGAGCGTCTCTATCGTATCAAAGCTGATGAACTCGAAGATCTGGTCTGTACACACAATCACATCCTCTCATTGTATAAGGAAAGGTCTGGCTCGGAGCAAGATCCTTCTCCTAGTACCGACCTCAGCTCGACGGATAGCTATGAGAGAGTTGACGTGACTGTCGATGACTTTGtccgccttcctcaacaagaGCAACAGAAGTATCGGCTTTTCCGTTCAACTGGTTTTAAGCGAGCCGATCAgccttccacttcttcattaGCCACCTTGTTACATATCATGTCTATCCagctggaggaaaagcCTACAAAGTGGTCCGGTTTTGTGGTCGACAAAGACAGCCTTTATCTCCGTCATGACTATTTGGTATTACACAACTCAGGATTTGAGGAGTC TATGAAAAACAAGCGATTGACTAACGCCCAACGTTCCGGTCTTTCTCAGATTCCCAATCGTCGATTCACTATGTGGTGGTCTCCCACCATCAACCGAGCCAATGTCTACGTTGGTTTCCAAGTGCAACTCGATTTGACTGGTGTTTTCATGCATGGTAAGATCCCCACTTTGAAGATCTCTTTGATTCAAATCTTCCGAGCGCACTTGTGGCAGA AGATCCATGAGTCTGTTGTTATGGATTTGTGTCAAGTCTTTGATCAAGAG ATGGAAGCACTCCAAATCGAAACTGTTCAGAAAGAGACTATCCACCCTCGAAAGTCGTACAAGATGAACTCTTCGGCTTCTGacattctccttttctcgtCTTACAAGTGGCAGATTTCTCGACCGTCCCTTCTTACTGATAACCGGGACACTATGGACGGCACTACCTCCAACAAGTTCTGGCTCGACATCCAGCTCCGATGGGGTGATTTCGACTCTCATGATATTGAGCGTTACGCCCGTGCGAAGTACCTCGACTATTCGTCGGACAGTCAGTCCATCTACCCATCGCCCACCGGTAATCTTATCGCGATTGACTTGGCATACAATCTCTACTCCGCGTACGGTTGTTACTTCCCCGGTCTCAAGCCGCTCCTCCAGCAAGCGATGGCGAAAATCATGAAGGCGAACCCCGCTTTGTATGTTTTACGTGAACGTATCAGGAAGGGTCTCCAGCTCTATTCATCCGAGCCTACTGAGCCTTATCTTAACTCTTCCAATTACTCCGAGTTGTTCTCAAACCAGATTATCTGGTTCGTAGACGACACCAATGTCTATCGAGTCACAGTTCATAAGACCTTCGAAGGTAATTTGACTACCAAGCCCATCAACGGTGctatcttcatcttcaatcctCGTACAGGtcaactcttcttgaaGATCATTCACACCTCGGTTTGGGCAGGTCAGAAGCGTCTAGGCCAGTTGGCCAAATGGAAGACGGCCGAAGAAGTAGCTGCTTTGGTTCGATCATTACCCGTGGAAGAACAGCCCAAACAAGTCATTGTCACCCGAAAGGGTATGCTTGACCCCTTGGAAGTCCATTTGCTTGATTTCCCCAACATCGTTATCAAGGGTTCTGAACTCCAGTTGCCATTCCAAGCCACTCtcaagatggagaagtttGGTGACTTAATTCTG CGTGCAACTCAACCTCAAATGGTTTTGTTCAATCTTTATGACGATTGGCTCAAGTCTATCTCAAGCTACACTGCCTTTTCTCGTCTTATTCTTATCCTTCGTGCTTTGCACGTCAACAACGAAAAGTCTAAGATTATCTTGAGACCTGATAAGAACACTATCACAGAGTCTTACC ACATTTGGCCATCGCTCAGTGACGACGAGTggatgaaggtggaagTGGCTCTCAAGGATCTCATTTTGGCTGACTTTGGTAAGAGGAACAGCGTCAACGTAGCCTCCCTCACCGCCAGCGAAATCCGAGACATCATTTTGGGTATGGAGATTGCAGCGCCCTCCGTTCAACGACAACAGATGGCTGAGATCGAAAAGAACACTGAGGCTGCCGCCCAGGTTACTGCTCTCCAGACCAAAACCACCAACATCCATGGTGACGAGATTGTCGTCACGACAACCACTCAATACGAGCAGCAAACCTTTGCTAGTAAGTCTGACTGGCGTGTACGAGCTATCAGTGCCACCAACTTGCCGCTTCGTGTCAACCACATCTTTGTTggcaatgatgatgtgaaggatgatgctggCAGCTACACATACGTTATCCCCAAAAACGTCTTGCGAAGCTTCATTGTCAACGCCGATCTCCGTACACAAGTTGTTGCCTACCTTTATGGTACCTCACCCCCCGACAACAAGCAGGTTAAGGAGATCAAGGCTGTCGCTTGGATCCCTCAGAGGGGTACCAACAACGGTGTAGATCTTCCCGTTGCCTTGCCTAAACACgacttccttctcaaggaTCTTGAACCACTTGGTTGGATCAAGACGCAGTCACAAGAACTCAAccacctttctcctcaaGACATCACCACCCAAGCGAAGATTATGGCTGCTCACCCCGAGTGGGGACCTCAGTCCATTTGCGTCACATGTTCTTTCACTCCTGGTTCCGTCTCCCTCAACGCTTGGGACCTCACAGTGGCCGGCTTCGAATGGGGTAGGAAGAACGAGGATGTCACGGGACAGAATCCTGGATTCAACCCGTCCATGGCCAACCGAGTTCAGTTGCTGTTATCTGACAGGATTTTGGGTATGACTTTAGTTCCTGAGGGTGGAGTTTGGAACTATGGGGTTGGTTTAACTCAGAGCTGGTCAGAGAAGATCCCTTACACAATGACTCTTGACAAGCCTGAGGCGTTCTGGGCCCCTTGTCACCGACCT AATGCTTTCCTGAACTTTGCCTCAATGGAAGGCGATGATGCGGCTGACGTTGAGAACAGTTTGGAGTAA
- a CDS encoding 5'/3'-nucleotidase SurE yields the protein MPQLKTYTDKPVVLLTNDDGPPCASSPNIYAFCKLLQLRLGWDVRVVIPDCQKSWVGKSYAISDVVSASYFYPLEPDGLKGDITQTRRPLKKGESMEWILISGTPATCANIALHNIYPGEIDLVISGPNHGRNSSTAFALSSGTLGAALAASLSVPVPGPLSSPSLHENHMPCIAISYGVVIRPVPVRVLELATETAVDVCQQLFDNWGEDKEAGGNGLVPIYSINIPLVETALEKNQRKIVSTEMWRNAYGRLFKTTRLSKVTYDQEDDPVQIIHGNMKSQDKPNTVQTSNSIPPNSHISTTSTAGPAALPTPAPPSPIVPKDTKEEDQQLKFQFAPDMHQLLFPPEGSVPEGTDAWAFAKGWISVTPMRAEYACLGSPSIE from the exons ATGCCTCAGCTAAAGACATACACCGACAAGCCGGTCGTCCTTCTGACC AACGACGATGGTCCCCCATGTGCCTCCTCTCCTAATATCTATGCGTTCTGCAAACTTCTTCAGTTACGTCTCGGTTGGGACGTACGAGTAGTCATCCCTGACTGTCAGAAATCTTG GGTTGGGAAGTCATATGCTATCAGTGACGTTGTCTCCGCCAGTTACTTCTATCCACTAG AACCGGATGGATTGAAAGGAGATATCACTCAGACTCGTCGTCCGctgaaaaaaggagagtCAATGGAATGGATTCTTATTTCTGGG ACTCCTGCAACGTGCGCCAATATCGCATTACACAACATTTACCCTGGCGAGATCGACCTTGTGATCTCGGGTCCCAATC ATGGCCGTAATTCCTCAACGGCATTTGCCCTCTCCTCTGGTACCCTTGGTGCCGCTCTCGCCGCATCCCTCTCCGTCCCCGTCCCTGGTCCTTTGAGCTCCCCGTCTTTACACGAAAACCACATGCCTTGTATAGCCATATCCTACGGCGTCGTCATCCGTCCAGTTCCTGTTAGGGTTCTTGAACTCGCCACCGAGACAGCGGTGGATGTGTGCCAACAGTTGTTCGATAACTGGGgagaagataaagaagCGGGTGGGAACGGACTTGTGCCGATATATAGCATCAATATACCGCTTGTAGAGACGGCGCTTGAGAAGAACCAGAGAAAAATAGTGTCAACGGAGATGTGGAGAAATGCTTATGGGCGATTATTCAAGACTACCAGGCT ATCAAAAGTGACATACGACCAGGAAGACGATCCCGTTCAAATTATTCACGGCAATATGAAGAGCCAAGACAAGCCCAACACCGTACAAACCTCCAACTCCATCCCACCAAATTCACATATCTCTACAACATCCACTGCGGGCCCTGCCGCACTCCCGACTCCTGCCCCACCGTCCCCTATCGTCCCTAAAGACacaaaggaagaggaccaACAACTCAAATTTCAATTTGCGCCCGATATGCACCAGTTGTTATTTCCACCTGAAGGGAGCGTGCCTGAAGGTACAGATGCGTGGGCGTTCGCCAAAGGATGGATTAGTGTGACACCTATGAGAGCCGAATATGCTTGTTTGGGATCACCAAGTATAGAATAA
- a CDS encoding actin-2, which yields MATEFDDVLTNQPVVIDNGSGNIKAGFAGEEQPSCYIPSFVGRPKHPRVMAGAIQDNLFIGRRAQEFRGLLKIKYPMEHGVVMDWDDMERIWGWVYGEGLKALSEEHPVLLTEAPLNPRQNRDIAAQIFFETFNVPAFFTSVQAVLSLYSSGRTTGIVLDSGDGVTHAVPVFEGFSMPHAVRRIDLAGRDITDHLQLLLRKAGHNLHTSAEKEVVRTIKEKTCYLALNPAKEEKDQSGAWEEFRLPDGKVIQLGTERFLAPEILFNPELVGQEYPGVHQVIVDSINRTDLDLRKSLFSNIVLSGGSTLCTGFGDRLLNEVKKLALKDVKLKIYAPPERKYSTWIGGSILAGLSTFKKMWVSADEYKEDPDIIHKKAF from the exons ATGGCCACAGAATTTGACGATGT TCTCACAAATCAACCAGTTGTCATTGACAAT GGTTCCGGCAACATCAAGGCTGGTTTCGCCGGAGAGGAGCAACCATCGTGTTATATTCCTTCATT CGTGGGTCGGCCAAAACACCCTCGTGTGATGGCAGGAGCTATCCAGGACAATCTTTTCATCGGACGACGAGCACAAGAGTTCAGGGGACTGCTGAAGATAAAATACCCAATGGAGCATGGCGTAGTAATGGACTGGGATGATATGGAACGGATATGGGGATGGGTCTATGGTGAAGGATTAAAAGCGTTAAGTGAAGAA CATCCTGTGCTACTTACTGAGGCACCGCTCAACCCTAGACAAAACCGAGATATAGCCGCCCAAATCTTTTTCGAAACATTCAACGTCCCAGCATTCTTCACCTCTGTTCAAGCCGTTCTCTCTCTCTACTCTTCTGGCCGCACAACCGGTATCGTCCTCGATTCTGGCGATGGTGTCACTCATGCTGTTCCCGTTTTCGAAGGTTTCTCCATGCCCCATGCCGTTAGACGAATAGACCTCGCCGGACGAGATATAACAGACCATCTTCAATTGTTGTTGCGGAAAGCAGGGCATAATCTGCACACGTCCgcggagaaggaagtggtGAGGAcgatcaaggagaagacttGTTACTTAGCATTGAATCCggcgaaagaggagaaggaccaAAGTGGAGCGTGGGAAGAATTCAGATTGCCGGACGGAAAGGTGATACAGCTGGGGACGGAGAGATTTCTTGCACCAGAAATCTTGTTTAACCCCGAGTTGGTGGGGCAAGAGTATCCAGGTGTCCACCAA GTAATTGTCGACTCTATCAATCGGACTGACCTCGACCTTCGAAAATCCCTCTTCAGCAACATTGTCCTTTCCGGCGGTTCAACGCTGTGTACTGGTTTCGGCGACCGATTACTAAATGAAGTCAAGAAACTTGCTTTGAAGGATGTTAAGCTAAAGATTTATGCTCCTCCAGAACGAAAG TACTCAACCTGGATAGGGGGAAGCATTCTTGCCGGTCTCAGTACGTTCAAGAAAATGTGGGTGTCGGCGGACGAATACAAAGAAGATCCGGATATTATCCACAAGAAGGCATTTTAA